DNA sequence from the Salvia splendens isolate huo1 chromosome 19, SspV2, whole genome shotgun sequence genome:
ggtgcattatgtacttgactaattgcactcgacctgacattgcttgtgccgtgaacaagttaagtcgttacacgagcaatccaagcaaagagcattggagagctcttgtgagggttttgagatatttaaaacacactcaaaatcttgggctacacttctcgagataccccccggtacttgaagggtactgtgatgccaattggatatccgataatagagactcactttcaacaagtggatatgtctttactattgggggtggtgctgtatcgtggaaatccacaaaacagacctgtatagcccgatcaacaatggaatcggagttcattgccttggataaggctggtgaggaagccgagtggcttaagaacttccttgaagacattccatgttggtctaagccagtgccaccagtgctgattcactgcgatagccaagcggctattggaagggcaaacaatggtttctataacggtaagtctcgacatatacgtcgacgacataacaccgtgagacatttgatcacaacaggggtgattacaattgactatgtgaagtcaatagataatctagcggatccgctaaccaaagggttaaaccgtgatcaaatgaataagttgctagagggaatgggtttgaaatccacaaactaaagaattgtcatagtggtaacccaaccatgatgactggagatcccaagaacttggttcaaagggacaactaagctatgagagttcatggaaaaacactcaaactatatctattccctagagagcaatagagtgttggagaacttgcctcgtggtaaaggataagtctatgacttttaatggttcttaaggatctcaaagagatggaattctcaaagagaccaagtatggcaaggtacttgactaagaatcacctatgtaagtgcgaaatgtggtcgcttcataaaaaaacgcacttatgaatccaaagtggtgtccaagaccgcaatggacacaaaacgtgagaacggatgaggttgaggtgtttaagtgttaacaccattgtctcggtgcacgccgtgggggattagttcaaagcatcgcgctactaagccgcctgtgtatccgatggtgtcgactatggagggttcaaagtcaacaactacctatccttatgcttatatacctcgcgagggttgagcttgtgtctgcatgcatatgcattcggctatttccactcatgtgggggattgtaaaaaatcatggattaaatatgcccggtcaatggatttttgaccgaataataaatgtgacgagacatttaattttgtgaaattaaatgacatagcgtcgatctacattttacgtaggtaaatgtagtatattcactttctcaaatccgatttccggtgagtgagaaatagtggattaaagttgggcataattagcttttaattaaagcttggagatggagcttagggaataattaactagtgttaattatcccacattggaggattaacacatctttaatgtgtataaattaagtgactttatgttacttaataattatagtggaccaagatgggtgaaagagcccacacgcgcgcacacgcgcgcgccgccgccgccgcccgcccgcccgagcccgtgcccgtgcacgtgctcgcgctcgcggccgcgggcctcgggcccgggcctcgggcccgggcccgagcccgatcccgatcccgatcccgatctcgatctcgatctcgatctcgatcttgatcttggacttggacttggacttggacttggacttggatcttggcaattggtctttgggtggtctttgggcttggtgcttggcccaaactattctttttggaccaccgccgagtcagcaatccaagtggcttgacacgtcgtcaagcgaggcacagtcacggttgccacgtgagaaatccacacgctccacacacgggtggcacattacagccacacgcctgtaaccgacgtcggttacgtttttgccatgatgaggcttcaatggctggttgaccctgcatggtggttggcctataaataggctagccataccactgcattaggacacacacctacaagcattctctgcataagctctctccctctccctgcattgtctttctgtcgaagctctgccctctcctccatcccgttcgccggagctctgctgattgcggtgctgcatcagaagagacgtagccgttttacctttggggacgacacgccaaaccgagagcactaccggggcgtatctcgtcttgcgggaagaggcctcctcgactcggctgtcatagcatactggtttagttgtttcattttcgttgtaacttcagttcttttttgtattccttcttttgggttgtattacgcccgattttgttatcttgtaatcccagaaaccttCTCTTAGGACCTCAACACCTACTCATTTATAGGCACTTGTTAAGATGGATCGGCATAGTATTCGAATTTCAGATCTGACAAGCTCTCCCCATCGATCATGTTTCATGGCTTTCTTTATGCCTTGTGGAGATGAGTTAACAACTCATGTTTCCTCCATAATATTGCAATCTTTTTCCCTTTGTGGTTTCTTTCTTCTCTGAGTTTTTTCccatcttttatttttctttgagcaaaaaaaaaaacataaattatctAGTTCAATAGTGGGTGAGGGGCATGCCTAGGTGTCACGTTATTAGATGAACGAATCTGGGCTCGACCAATTATTACTAGTTAAAAGCACATAAAGGTAATACCATCAATTGTAAGAATATTACTTATatatgtttaatgtttatatgCCCCTATATAATTTAGGTGAAATATAATCATTAAAAGATGTAAATGACGTAAATTTAGTACAAAAAACATTCGGACTCTTTTATGTTAGAAATCGCATTCCataaattattttactttatttagtCATTTCTATTCGTAGTTATATATTCATGTTTTTAATAAATGAATGAAATAACATAAATCAGATTGTAGACTAAAGCATACATAAACTCTatatacaataattaaaaatattattagtaattACTTGAAAGAAAAGTAAAATCTTAAAAGCATGTGGGATCTACCAAAAACCGAATTTGGTGCACCATTCGAGTGAAAAGGTGTGAAGACCACACCAAATTCGATCATGATTGAAATAGCCCCTATGCACCCTCTTATTTTAAATTCTATGAATTCCACCTAAGTTCTAATGATCTTCAACATATAAGATGTTGCTAGAGTTTATAAATTGTCAAAAGTGTTAGATGATTGAGCTTATGGGCTTCGGTTTCAATATAAAATGGACTAAATTTTCTAGatcttatttgtttattttctaattttatcaaACATTTCTTGTGATAACCTAATTTAAAAAACAAGCCCAGATGCCTATTCAAGAACCTAATTTAGTGATTCAGATTTCAGACAGCCGTGTGTCCAACCAATTATAATtgtagaaagagaaaaaaaatggagaGAAGTGATTTTCTACAATTATGATGTTGGACACACTGGACCATCGAATTTTTATTCCTTCAAAATGTTTGAGAAAATAAATTCCTAAACAACTTATAAGTTAACACAAGCTGCTACAACTGGTAACCTCCACAGAAAAAAGTACTACATCTAACTCTAcatattttttcataatctTATACAAGTAATCAACAATCTAACTTAGCTATGGTTTATTAATTCCGACAAACACTCTTCCAGTCTATgtttttctttgattttcttTCTAGAGATGAATTAGTTTCATTTTTGAGAAGAAACAAAAGAGAAGAGGAAGAGCAGAGCAGATAGAAACTAAGGCAAATGCAAGTAAGAGAAAAATGTGTATCTTCCCTTATAAGAAACACCAAACCCGTTTTCAGTTCACAATCAAAGATGAAAGCAATGCCAAAACAGCAACCACAATCATGATATTAAGGAAATAGTTTGATTGGAGAGGCTTATCTGGAGACCCTCCAAAGCCTTCGTACTCCGCTCTAATCTTTTGTTTCATAGCATCCGAGAGTTCTCTCTGCAATCCAAATATAACACTCATTGAATTTATTCTTCTCCATTAAAACTTCCAGATTTTAGTTATGCTGTTCACACGGTTGCTCACTCGTGTTATTATTAGTAACAACATACTAAGAGTAGATACTTGTATTCAGTTTTAGTCCTGCAGCAGCCATAAAAAGTGATAGATTAAAGCATGTGCTATTACTTTTACCAAAAAGCATTTCAGGATAAaagcaaaaaaatgaaaaagataaaggTTATGAGAAGTTTAGTATACACTATAATTGATTCTCACCTTTCCCGTTGAGTACTTGGCTGCTACAAATTTCTCTGGCTGACCTTTTGCAGGACTGTCATCTAGCGAGAACCCCTGTACAGAAGAGTTGTGAGTGTAGCACTTCAATGCAATTACTAATCTAATAACAGGTAAAGGTAAGATAAAACACTAATAACAAGAAGAATGCTTAGTTTGATATTCAGGATCAGAAATTTTCAGAAAGATGAAAAATGTGAGTCAGACAGAACGAGAAAGAGTTGTTTGAGTAGTTCTTATTAATTAAACAGAAACTAAAGCAGTCTCAGCGTAGTACTAAAGTAGTAGATGAAAGAATATTTTGCAGTAGGATTCTTATACTTTAGTAAATGTTTAATGCCATCTATGCTTTTTTAAGAGTCGCTTatcaataaaagaaaatttgggTAATAAGGAAGAAAGGAACTCCCTATGAACTCATTTCATTGTGAGTTTCAGCAAGCTCAAATAAAAGAGGAAATGATGAATAAGCACATGCATAGATACCTCAGCTGGGTCAAATTTAGCTCCAAGATTGCTCAGCTTCGCATGGGCCTCAGCATAATCTTTAAAAAATGCATCTTGGTCTGCAGCATACTTCTCCGAATATTCCTACAAGGGTGCAACTTACTCTATGTAAGCACTGGCAGAGTTGGTGATTGAGATAAATTATGAACAATGAAACAGAAAGATATCGttgcaataaaaatatgaacgaGGAAAATAGAAAGAAATCCTTGTTAGGCCCTATAGTGAGATGCTAACTAGAACTCCTCTTGCGAAGCCCACACCGATGCTGTCTCAAAACACATACTCAAGTGATGATTCTAAAACCCTAACTCACTAATAAATATTCATATTCAAAGACCAACAACTTGAAGCCCACACAAAAGCATGATCCATCTCTTTATTCTACCCCTCAATAACTTAACCCTAAATAACTAAACAAATTAAGGAAATAAAACAAACCTGATGAATGGTATCACAGAAGTCATTACATCTCAGAAAAGAATTAGttatatgtttttgtttttctagTGTTATCTTGTTATTTTACCTTGAATGAAGGATCTTCAAATAGGACTGCATCAGTAGGTAGAACTAGCAGATCCTCATCTCTTCTTTCTTTAATATCCTATGTAAAAGGCATGGAAAAGAAATATGAGTAAATTGTACTAACAGCACAAAACCATAAGAGCTCACATCATCATTTTTCTTGTATCACCTTGAAGTAGGAATTATCAAATTGTAGCCACTGTGCTGTCCATGATTGTCCTCCAGGGGCCCCTGGTCCGTCTTTCTGTCATGCAAAGCAAATATGCTAATGTTTCACAAACACTAAGAtcttttttcatattttgaagGTTGGaacatttttagaaaaaataagTTCAGAAATATATACACCCTTTTATTAGCATTTAGGTTATTTATTTGAGTTCTTTAGACCTTCCCAAGCTATGACAGCTCCACACTATCAATCTTTTACAAGTTAAAACCAAATCACATAACACACTGAAGTAGAATATTTTAATCTACGAGTAAACTGTAAACAAATGTCAACTTTCCATACCGTGTATTTGGTCTCTGGTTTACCCCATCCACTGCGATCAGGCCGTGATCTTCCAAGAGTGTGTGCACCGGAAAGAGCAACTATTTCCTGGGAATTAAAAGGATAATCAATGAAAAGCCTTATAATGGAAACTAATTATAACGTCCAAGTTAGAACGAACAATTACCTTATCATTCAAGCTCATTCTGTAGAAGACATCACGTAAATGTGAAGCAGGGGAAGGTGGGCCAGCATCTAAtagaagaaaatattaataagaAAAATTGAATCTAAAGCTAGTAGAAGAAAATAGTAATAAGACAACTAAAGTTGATTGTCAGGGCCAATAGAGGATTATGCTACTTACGTTGAGAAATGTTTGATAGCATATAGTAAAATATTCCGTGTTTCAAGAATAACATGAGAAAGAGGACATCATTCTATAAAGGGGGAAAAGCTATACATTTGTAAACCTTGATgtctaaatataaaaaagagCCAGATGAAATATTTCACGGTCATATTAGATGCTTCTAGAAACATTAAACTGGCTTGTTGTGTAATGTTCTGTATTTGAAGAACAAGCCTAACTACCACAAAACTTTTCCTAAGTAGATAGTATACTCTCCAAAACCCTATCTTGTCCAATTATCAAGAGCAAGGTGATCTGTTCCTTAGCTTTAAAGCATCAGAACAGTGTAGAGGAGCCTTCAACATAAAAAGGACACCACTACCAGTCCCAACACACACCACCATCTACTTATAGGCTTACAGGCTATACAAATGAAATAAGTAGCACCATTTGACCATTCCTTGTGTAACAGGTTTAGGCTCTCAGAGCACACGTTAACATATATCGGTTGAATGACACCTCATTTCTAGGAATTTTTTCCTATTTAAAATTTCTGCACGGTAAAACCATTTTTTGAGGGTAAAACCCCTCCATTCtaagaaaatattttgtttttcaaaGTTCAGCACTGTAAAAACCAGATTTTAAAGTTTGGCAGTTGTTTTACCAGGGAGCCTTCCTTCTTCAGGGCATTGTTCAGGTCTGGATACATCTACTCTTCCATACTTCATAGGAATCTTGGGTCCCCCAGCTTCCTGTAGTACTTAATAATCATATTAGTCTAAATGTCTAATCACTGCATCAGGTCGAAAATTCAAGCATATTGAACCAGAAGTCCAGAAGAAAAGATCAACCTCTATAGCAGTAGCACTAGCCAATTGAAATAAGTCTGCATATGTCACATTGGAATACTTGTCCTTGATGGGCTGAAGAAGCTTAAGAGCATTGACAAGACCTGTACCGCCCAAAAATGTCAAGCAAATAATTGAATCAACAAACAAAAACCAATAAATGGGGACATCTTACCAGCATTTGCTCCATGTTTCAGTTCTATTTCAAATCTTAAACTTCCATTAGCACCACCCCTTTGCGGCCACTCCTCAATGTTCTTGTTATATGTACCAGCATCATGCCAACCTAGCCGTACCTATATAAGAAAGATGAAGATAATATGTAACATACCGCATTTTTGTTCATGATTTTTGACTTACATCTCAGGCACCTCAGTACACATCTGAGGTCACTCAGAACCCTAACCTAATGGTTGGAGGGGAGTGTCTTCTCAACTAAGTGACAATCAGCAATCAGAACAGTGAAATTGATAAGACCAGTGTTTAAAAAGAAACACTATTGCTGCCCCCAATTTCTTTAGTATTGATAAGACCACTGATCTTCACCTCTATTTACCGACCCAAGACTACCAAGTTTTAGAAACTTGATTATGAATTTTCTTTATACCCTAAATGCCATTTGATACCATAAAATCCAGGTGGTTAAACTAAATTTATTTTCCTTTCAATGCTTGGTTGGTTGAGGAAATACAAAGTGATCGTAAATAGTTCCGCAAAtctaaataaaaaatgcaaacgATAATCAAAATCTGCTATAGAAACTAGCATCCGATACGAAACCTCAGCTGAACAATTATTAGGccaaaaaaaagcaaaaaaaaagcaGAAAAATCAGCGGCGATAATTTTACCAGTATAGGATGACAGAACTTAGTCTTCAGAAGCTCTTTGATATCCTCACGCGCACTCTTCAGCTGATCGGGGTCTGACGCCGCGCATTTCGGCGGCGACGCAGTCGAATAGCCAATTCTGCCAGTCGATAACCGCCGCGCGGTGCTCTTCTACATTTTCAACACGCAGTTAATACGAATTTCGCAGGCGCGCATAATCGAGAGAAACAAAATGAACGAAATACCTGAGGAAGGAAAATGCGCGAGAGGAGAGGCGACGATCTGAGGGAACCGAGAGAGACGGAGGGGCGGTACGAGAGCCTGGCAGCGGAGGTGGAGGCTGAAGGAAGAAGGCGagtagcggcggcggcggcggtggcggtggcggcggagAGAGAAGCCATAGCTGCGGGAGTTGAATGTGAGACGTTCAGTCGCTGGCTGTGTAGTGGTGACCTTTTGTTGCGGGCCGCGTGTTCTCTCCTGTTCTCTTTCCTCCAATTCTATCAAgtaatttctaatttaaatTAGTTTGTGTAGAAGTTTCTTTTGcttattaggccatccacaataggaataacccagcaatagctcagccatagcctagccactgccacatcatcagcactaacaatcctcctgccacatcatcaaaacaagcaaatagtccagcaatagcccagccatagcctagccacatactatccacatcactattaacaaatatgtacaaaatgaaatagttaacaatcacacaatatactgaattaaatttacgacacaaaaacgagaaaattcactaatattaataaaatttaaaaagtaccttaatttaaaaaaaaatacataataataaaaaaaactaacgtcgtgcagtcctccgcgcccataactcttcaattaaatccttttggagtcgaatatgagcctccgtttggcgcatgtcggcatgtgcttggaggcggtcgtcttcatcgtggggtaccccactccgtacgttaggggcggcaacgccgtggcttggaccagcttcattatcatcgttggcccaatcagtcagttgtccaccttcatcttcgacaatcatgttgtgcatgattatacaggcgtacattatatcagcaatgcagtcgacgtgccacaaacgcgttggccccttaactgccgcccatcgagcctggagcacacaaaatgcgcgttccacgtccttgcgcgccgactcctgccgtgcctcaaagtaggccttcttctcatctcctgggcatcggatcgtcttcacaaagacgggccacctagggtatatcccatccgccaagtagtagcccatatcatgtcggttgtcgttggcgacaaaactgatggccagaccgacaccctgacacagctcgttgaaaagtggctatgagttgaggacgttgaggtcgttgttcgaaccagctatcccaaaatacgcatgccaaatccacagccggtaatcagctacggcatcgaggatcatcgtgggattctttcccttgtagccggtagtgtacatccccttccaggcggcggggcagttcttccactcccaatgcatacaatctatgctgcctaacatccctgggaacccatgctgttccccgtgcatccgcagcagatcccggcagtcatcgggggtagggcttcgaaggtactgatcaccgaatatttcaatcacgccctgacagaaatacttcatacactccagggcagtcgtctcaccgatgtggaggtactcgtcccacatgtctgcagcgcctccgtaggccaactgccggattgccgcagtgcacttttgaataggagtgtggccgggtctgccagccgcatcgtgcctaaagcggaaatacagatatcgttgctccaatccgttaacaatacgcataaacagggacctgcgcatcctaaaacggcgcctgaaaaggttggcgttgaaccgcggctcctgtgcgaagtagtcttcgtataggcgctgatgtgcagttacgtgatcacgatcaatcaccgctcggcggtgtaccactggtcaaggtcgaggtaccgccggctgcaaggcactctgcatccattgatcaatctcacggttcgtataggcatctagggcttcgttcattatacgctcgtactcctcagcatccccaccactcccaccactaccaccggcgttactcatttctaggtgttgatcttatacagaaattaagatagagagagtactcgttaatacaagtggtgcgaatgaaaatgacgggcaagtcgcgtatatatagtgtttcggaaaaaaaaaattaaaaattcgcgctag
Encoded proteins:
- the LOC121779838 gene encoding probable L-ascorbate peroxidase 6, chloroplastic/mitochondrial isoform X3, with product MASLSAATATAAAAATRLLPSASTSAARLSYRPSVSLGSLRSSPLLSRIFLPQKSTARRLSTGRIGYSTASPPKCAASDPDQLKSAREDIKELLKTKFCHPILVRLGWHDAGTYNKNIEEWPQRGGANGSLRFEIELKHGANAGLVNALKLLQPIKDKYSNVTYADLFQLASATAIEEAGGPKIPMKYGRVDVSRPEQCPEEGRLPDAGPPSPASHLRDVFYRMSLNDKEIVALSGAHTLGRSRPDRSGWGKPETKYTKDGPGAPGGQSWTAQWLQFDNSYFKDIKERRDEDLLVLPTDAVLFEDPSFKEYSEKYAADQDAFFKDYAEAHAKLSNLGAKFDPAEGFSLDDSPAKGQPEKFVAAKYSTGKD
- the LOC121779838 gene encoding probable L-ascorbate peroxidase 6, chloroplastic/mitochondrial isoform X1 yields the protein MASLSAATATAAAAATRLLPSASTSAARLSYRPSVSLGSLRSSPLLSRIFLPQKSTARRLSTGRIGYSTASPPKCAASDPDQLKSAREDIKELLKTKFCHPILVRLGWHDAGTYNKNIEEWPQRGGANGSLRFEIELKHGANAGLVNALKLLQPIKDKYSNVTYADLFQLASATAIEEAGGPKIPMKYGRVDVSRPEQCPEEGRLPDAGPPSPASHLRDVFYRMSLNDKEIVALSGAHTLGRSRPDRSGWGKPETKYTKDGPGAPGGQSWTAQWLQFDNSYFKDIKERRDEDLLVLPTDAVLFEDPSFKEYSEKYAADQDAFFKDYAEAHAKLSNLGAKFDPAEGFSLDDSPAKGQPEKFVAAKYSTGKRELSDAMKQKIRAEYEGFGGSPDKPLQSNYFLNIMIVVAVLALLSSLIVN
- the LOC121779838 gene encoding probable L-ascorbate peroxidase 6, chloroplastic/mitochondrial isoform X2 codes for the protein MASLSAATATAAAAATRLLPSASTSAARLSYRPSVSLGSLRSSPLLSRIFLPQSTARRLSTGRIGYSTASPPKCAASDPDQLKSAREDIKELLKTKFCHPILVRLGWHDAGTYNKNIEEWPQRGGANGSLRFEIELKHGANAGLVNALKLLQPIKDKYSNVTYADLFQLASATAIEEAGGPKIPMKYGRVDVSRPEQCPEEGRLPDAGPPSPASHLRDVFYRMSLNDKEIVALSGAHTLGRSRPDRSGWGKPETKYTKDGPGAPGGQSWTAQWLQFDNSYFKDIKERRDEDLLVLPTDAVLFEDPSFKEYSEKYAADQDAFFKDYAEAHAKLSNLGAKFDPAEGFSLDDSPAKGQPEKFVAAKYSTGKRELSDAMKQKIRAEYEGFGGSPDKPLQSNYFLNIMIVVAVLALLSSLIVN